The proteins below are encoded in one region of Syngnathus acus chromosome 2, fSynAcu1.2, whole genome shotgun sequence:
- the zgc:136971 gene encoding S9 family peptidase yields the protein MESMQATHFTKVYGEVSCLATPVSADVREQLQGDNRLITVNAGWNQIDAVRASRLCYSQQWTLISAPRDQQIRTALPPGPCIPVSGELLSALSPIGGLRAVVRDTGGHQLLEIWDHHGLRKCLNLTALNKHGGVYDDAQFGGLSWSECESKLLYVAEKTKNTEEESSWDRSVYREDWGETLTNKSTPVICVVNLHNGSVDVLPGVPADISPGQACWAPGSQSVFFIGWYHEPFRLGLKFCSNRRSALFQLDMDGQCERLTGENLSVFCPRLSPDGSTLIYLQGLVFGPHSQCLSLQQLDLNSRTTSTLLDVVHRPQSDGFAGIYEALPSSCWSADGHKVVFTSACQNRKDLFMVDRGSKKVFCLSRGLSDVNNKYGSWKLLTIQNDLMVVCCSSPNTPPSMLVGFLPSLGEAVTWHLLQEPIMSFDFLWTVLEVEPLPEEDNKNYPGLKFGAVLVKPCSPLHEAQTPLVVFIHGGPNSQFAAEWNTTTAGLVSLGFAVLMVNYRGSTGFGQDNILSLIGHIGSQDVKDVQRAVLAALQSHTTLDPNRVAVIGGSHGGFLSCHLVAQYPEFYRACVARNPVINAATLLGTSDIVDWRYTCVGSHYSYNQTPTAEALAAMLEQSPIIHVAQIKAPVLLMLGGKDRRVSPYQGLELYKLLKSRASPVRLLWFAEDGHSLSRVDTQAQCFVNVVLWLHQYL from the exons ATGGAGTCCATGCAGGCCACACACTTTACAAAGGTGTACGGTGAAGTCAGCTGTCTCGCCACGCCGGTGTCTGCTGACGTGCGGGAACAACTGCAAGGAGACAATCGTCTTATCACAGTCAATGCAG GGTGGAATCAGATTGATGCGGTGAGAGCATCCAGACTTTGTTACTCGCAACAATGGACTCTGATCTCAGCCCCCAGAGACCAGCAGATTAGGACAGCCCTACCACCAGGACCATGTATACCTGTGTCTGGAGA ATTGCTTAGTGCTCTTTCGCCCATTGGTGGATTGAGAGCAGTGGTCCGAGATACGGGTGGTCACCAGCTGCTGGAG ATTTGGGACCATCATGGTCTCAGGAAATGCCTCAACCTGACTGCCCTCAACAAACATGGCGGCGTGTACGATGATG CTCAGTTTGGCGGCCTGTCATGGTCAGAGTGTGAGAGCAAGCTTCTCTACGTAGCTGAGAAGACCAAGAACACAGAAGAGGAGTCATCATGg GACAGGAGTGTATACCGTGAGGACTGGGGCGAGACTCTGACCAACAAGAGCACTCCAGTTATTTGTGTGGTCAACCTGCACAATGGATCAGTGGATGTGTTGCCGGGTGTCCCCGCTGACATCTCGCCAGGACAG GCTTGCTGGGCCCCAGGAAGCCAATCAGTGTTTTTTATTGGTTGGTACCATGAACCCTTCAGATTGGGACTCAAATTTTGCTCCAATCGCAG GTCAGCTTTGTTCCAGCTCGACATGGATGGTCAATGTG AGCGCTTGACGGGGGAAAATCTATCGGTGTTCTGTCCCAGACTGAGTCCAGATGGGTCCACACTGATCTACCTGCAGGGCCTGGTTTTTGGGCCCCACAGTCAGTGCCTCAGTCTTCAGCAG TTGGACCTCAACAGTAGGACAACGTCTACTCTGTTGGATGTTGTGCATAGGCCTCAGAGTG ATGGCTTTGCTGGCATTTATGAAGCCTTGCCCTCCAGCTGTTGGTCTGCAGATGGTCACAAAGTTGTGTTCACTAGCGCCTGTCAGAACCGCAAG GATCTCTTCATGGTGGACAGAGGGTCAAAGAAAGTCTTTTGCCTCTCTAGAG GCCTGTCTGATGTTAACAACAAATATGGCAGCTGGAAGCTACTTACCATCCAGAATGATCTGATGGTCGTGTGTTGCTCAAGTCCCAACACACCACCAAGCATG ctggTTGGATTTCTCCCTTCATTAGGTGAAGCTGTGACCTGGCACCTCCTCCAAGAGCCCATCATGAGCTTTGACTTCCTGTGGACTGTTCTAGAAGTTGAACCTCtaccagaagaagacaacaaaaacTATC CTGGCTTAAAGTTTGGAGCGGTCCTGGTTAAACCATGCAGTCCGCTCCATGAAGCCCAGACACCACTTGTGGTCTTTATCCATG GTGGGCCAAACTCCCAGTTTGCCGCAGAATGGAACACCACCACTGCTGGTCTTGTCTCTCTCGGCTTTGCTGTGCTTATGG TAAACTACCGCGGCTCGACAGGCTTTGGCCAGGACAACATTCTATCCCTCATCGGTCACATTGGAAGCCAAGATGTTAAAGACGTCCAG AGAGCTGTGCTTGCAGCATTGCAGAGTCACACGACTCTTGACCCCAATCGTGTGGCTGTAATCGGGGGTTCCCATGGCGGCTTCCTGTCTTGTCACCTGGTGGCTCAGTACCCCGAGTTCTACAGGGCTTGTGTAGCCAGGAACCCCGTCATCAACGCAGCCACCTTGCTAGGCACCAGTGACATCGTGGACTG GCGTTATACCTGTGTGGGCTCACACTACTCATACAACCAGACACCCACTGCAGAAGCCTTGGCTGCCATGTTGGAGCAGTCACCTATCATACATGTTGCACAG ATCAAGGCTCCGGTGCTTTTGATGCTGGGAGGCAAAGACAGACGGGTGTCTCCTTATCAAGGTCTGGAGCTCTATAAGTTGCTCAAGAGTCGGGCGTCACCTGTCAG ATTATTGTGGTTTGCAGAAGATGGACACTCCCTGTCCCGAGTGGACACACAGGCCCAGTGCTTTGTCAACGTAGTGCTGTGGCTGCACCAGTACCTCTAA
- the ifrd2 gene encoding interferon-related developmental regulator 2 isoform X2, with protein sequence MPRSKKGKRGSTKAGLKNGAKADSGASDDELTSDVLSHYSSASESTSVLEEVTGGEQVDELTAQEETEDKLKQCIDNLTDKSTKTRLAALESLRLAFSSKLLYEFLTERRFTVSDCLERSLKKGSAEEQAAAATVFALLCIQLGGGDEAMEGFNMLRPVLTSILIDNTAAMAARQSCARALGMCCYVSSAEDGEDLIKSLSLLENVFMSSYPNKEGVLPTPKPGGPGLHSAAMQAWSLLVTMCPASKLLVLLHLHLPKLQACLQSSDVNYRITVGETIALLVELGREIDEDFEVEDGESLCESLKSLATDSHKHRAKNDRRKQRSIFREVLHYIENEDFTDEKISFGVESMYVDSWMRRRIYDAFKEILGSGVRHHLQFNPLLRDIIGLGPPIILDATVKANKISRLEKHLFNSAAFKARTKQRNKVRDKRADIM encoded by the exons GTCTCAAAAATGGAGCGAAGGCGGATTCGGGAGCCAGTGACGACGAGCTGACGTCGGATGTTCTCAGCCACTACAGCAGTGCCAGTGAAAGCACCTCCGTGCTGGAAGAGGTCACAG GAGGAGAGCAGGTTGACGAGCTAACTGCCCAAGAAGAAACGGAAGATAAACTCAAACAGTGCATTGACAACCTCACGGACAAGAG TACAAAGACTCGACTCGCAGCCCTCGAGTCGTTGCGGCTGGCCTTCTCATCCAAACTGTTATACGAGTTCCTCACAGAGAGACGCTTCACAGTCAGCGACTGCTTGGAGAGGAGCCTTAAAAAAG GCAGCGCAGAGGAGCAAGCTGCCGCGGCGACCGTCTTTGCACTGCTCTGCATCCAGTTGGGGGGAGGAGATGAGGCAATGGAGGGCTTCAACATGCTGCGCCCCGTTCTCACCAGCATCTTGATTGACAACACGGCCGCTATGGCAGCACGCCAGAGT TGTGCCAGAGCTTTGGGGATGTGTTGCTATGTCTCTTCCGCTGAAGATGGAGAG GACTTGATCAAGTCATTGTCCCTCCTGGAGAACGTGTTCATGTCTTCCTACCCCAACAAAGAGGGAGTGCTGCCCACACCCAAACCTGGAGGCCCAGGTCTCCATAGTGCCGCCATGCAGGCCTGGTCCTTGCTGGTCACCATGTGTCCAGCATCCAAACTCTTAGTCTTGCTGCACCT CCACCTCCCCAAGCTGCAAGCTTGTCTGCAAAGTAGTGACGTCAATTATAGGATCACTGTTGGGGAAACCATTGCCCTGCTGGTTGAGCTCGGACGCGAGATAGATGAG GACTTTGAGGTGGAGGATGGTGAAAGTCTGTGTGAAAGTCTGAAGAGTTTAGCAACTGATAGCCACAAGCATCGCGCCAAGAACGACAGGAGGAAACAGCGCTCTATCTTCAGAGAGGTTCTACACTACATCGAG AATGAGGACTTCACAGATGAGAAGATCAGTTTTGGAGTAGAGAGCATGTACGTCGACAGCTGGATGAGGAGAAGAATCTATGATGCTTTCAAAGAGATCCTCGGGTCTGGTGTTAGGCACCATCTGCAG TTCAACCCACTTCTGAGAGACATCATTGGTCTTGGCCCTCCCATCATCCTTGACGCAACCGTCAAGGCCAACAAGATTTCACGATTGGAGAAG CATCTTTTTAACTCGGCTGCCTTCAAGGCCAGGACGAAGCAGAGGAACAAAGTGCGGGACAAACGAGCCGACATCAtgtga
- the ifrd2 gene encoding interferon-related developmental regulator 2 isoform X1, giving the protein MPRSKKGKRGSTKAGSLRQDVLQLQLTAKASLKGLKNGAKADSGASDDELTSDVLSHYSSASESTSVLEEVTGGEQVDELTAQEETEDKLKQCIDNLTDKSTKTRLAALESLRLAFSSKLLYEFLTERRFTVSDCLERSLKKGSAEEQAAAATVFALLCIQLGGGDEAMEGFNMLRPVLTSILIDNTAAMAARQSCARALGMCCYVSSAEDGEDLIKSLSLLENVFMSSYPNKEGVLPTPKPGGPGLHSAAMQAWSLLVTMCPASKLLVLLHLHLPKLQACLQSSDVNYRITVGETIALLVELGREIDEDFEVEDGESLCESLKSLATDSHKHRAKNDRRKQRSIFREVLHYIENEDFTDEKISFGVESMYVDSWMRRRIYDAFKEILGSGVRHHLQFNPLLRDIIGLGPPIILDATVKANKISRLEKHLFNSAAFKARTKQRNKVRDKRADIM; this is encoded by the exons GATCTCTTCGTCAGGATGTTCTACAGCTACAGTTGACGGCTAAAGCCTCACTGAAAG GTCTCAAAAATGGAGCGAAGGCGGATTCGGGAGCCAGTGACGACGAGCTGACGTCGGATGTTCTCAGCCACTACAGCAGTGCCAGTGAAAGCACCTCCGTGCTGGAAGAGGTCACAG GAGGAGAGCAGGTTGACGAGCTAACTGCCCAAGAAGAAACGGAAGATAAACTCAAACAGTGCATTGACAACCTCACGGACAAGAG TACAAAGACTCGACTCGCAGCCCTCGAGTCGTTGCGGCTGGCCTTCTCATCCAAACTGTTATACGAGTTCCTCACAGAGAGACGCTTCACAGTCAGCGACTGCTTGGAGAGGAGCCTTAAAAAAG GCAGCGCAGAGGAGCAAGCTGCCGCGGCGACCGTCTTTGCACTGCTCTGCATCCAGTTGGGGGGAGGAGATGAGGCAATGGAGGGCTTCAACATGCTGCGCCCCGTTCTCACCAGCATCTTGATTGACAACACGGCCGCTATGGCAGCACGCCAGAGT TGTGCCAGAGCTTTGGGGATGTGTTGCTATGTCTCTTCCGCTGAAGATGGAGAG GACTTGATCAAGTCATTGTCCCTCCTGGAGAACGTGTTCATGTCTTCCTACCCCAACAAAGAGGGAGTGCTGCCCACACCCAAACCTGGAGGCCCAGGTCTCCATAGTGCCGCCATGCAGGCCTGGTCCTTGCTGGTCACCATGTGTCCAGCATCCAAACTCTTAGTCTTGCTGCACCT CCACCTCCCCAAGCTGCAAGCTTGTCTGCAAAGTAGTGACGTCAATTATAGGATCACTGTTGGGGAAACCATTGCCCTGCTGGTTGAGCTCGGACGCGAGATAGATGAG GACTTTGAGGTGGAGGATGGTGAAAGTCTGTGTGAAAGTCTGAAGAGTTTAGCAACTGATAGCCACAAGCATCGCGCCAAGAACGACAGGAGGAAACAGCGCTCTATCTTCAGAGAGGTTCTACACTACATCGAG AATGAGGACTTCACAGATGAGAAGATCAGTTTTGGAGTAGAGAGCATGTACGTCGACAGCTGGATGAGGAGAAGAATCTATGATGCTTTCAAAGAGATCCTCGGGTCTGGTGTTAGGCACCATCTGCAG TTCAACCCACTTCTGAGAGACATCATTGGTCTTGGCCCTCCCATCATCCTTGACGCAACCGTCAAGGCCAACAAGATTTCACGATTGGAGAAG CATCTTTTTAACTCGGCTGCCTTCAAGGCCAGGACGAAGCAGAGGAACAAAGTGCGGGACAAACGAGCCGACATCAtgtga